A single Anopheles maculipalpis chromosome 3RL, idAnoMacuDA_375_x, whole genome shotgun sequence DNA region contains:
- the LOC126564510 gene encoding uncharacterized protein LOC126564510 — translation MPSSNSSNSSSSSSRRITSLDRRRLTQLTKWCTLFIILESTSVGSSLITSPSSTSASTTSTDTTTSSTTTTTNTIPSSSSWLESTSPASTPGSYFTTAATVPSIETLPRFEALVQESPNSSRGKTLPLLGSGALRETLSQPDGGRGLATSKRGPASSSSNAISSKGSITSTSVSNGINAHTTVAPTLVDAVEPSGSGASSSFSKIISANLILAEGGGHGEVGKIGPGQKVPVGFSGSSSKVSSGKVSNAKGASSEVEPSGNRLEGGDVVTTSEGNFSKMYFETDNHTTIASQVGSIAVLPCAVRNIGEGVVSWIRRKDYHLLTIGVTTYSSDERFNIIHSEDTEEWPLQIKYVQLRDAGLYECQVSTHPPTSIFVKLDVVEAKAEIFGPSEKYLKPGSMLRLTCRVVQSNEPPLYIFWYHNNRMINYDAHRGVNVSTEADNRYSELVISHTNTLNSGNYSCVSNNAVAASTLVHILNGENPAAMQHGDHGNAVLVASHIHLPLAIVTYQVINFVLNMH, via the exons ATGcctagcagcaacagcagcaacagcagcagcagcagtagcagacgGATTACCAGCCTGGATCGACGACGACTGACGCAGCTGACAAAATGGTGCACGCTTTTCATCATTTTAGAGTCTACGAGCGTTGGAAGCA GTTTAATAACTTCCCCCAGTAGTACCTCAGCCAGTACCACGAGCACAGATACCACTACCAGCAGCActaccacaaccaccaacaccatcccCAGTAGCAGCAGCTGGCTGGAAAGTACGAGTCCCGCTAGCACCCCTGGATCCTACTTCACAACCGCAGCCACAGTTCCTTCCATCGAAACACTGCCCCGTTTCGAAGCACTCGTGCAGGAAAGTCCAAACAGTTCCCGGGGCAAAACACTACCCCTGCTGGGTTCGGGTGCACTCCGAGAGACCTTGTCCCAGCCGGACGGTGGCCGAGGACTAGCGACCAGCAAGCGTGGTCCGgctagcagtagtagtaacgCTATTAGCAGTAAAGGTAGTATCACTAGCACCAGCGTCAGCAATGGCatcaacgcacacacaaccgtCGCACCGACACTGGTGGACGCGGTGGAACCGAGCGGTAGTGGAGCGAGCAGTAGTTTTAGTAAAATCATTAGCGCCAATCTAATACTCGCCGAAGGCGGTGGACACGGGGAGGTCGGTAAGATCGGACCGGGCCAAAAGGTGCCGGTCGGATTctcgggcagcagcagcaaggtgAGCTCTGGGAAAGTTTCCAATGCGAAAGGTGCATCGTCGGAGGTGGAACCGAGTGGTAATCGGCTCGAGGGTGGTGATGTGGTGACCACATCCGAGGGTAATTTCAGTAAGATGTACTTCGAAACCGACAACCACACTACCATTGCGTCCCAGGTCGGATCGATAGCGGTGTTGCCGTGTGCGGTGCGTAACATCGGTGAAGGTGTG GTGTCATGGATCAGGCGGAAAGATTATCACCTGCTCACGATCGGTGTCACTACGTACAGCAGTGACGAGCGGTTTAACATCATCCATTCGGAAGACACGGAG GAATGGCCACTGCAGATCAAGTACGTGCAGTTACGAGACGCCGGTCTCTACGAATGTCAGGTTTCGACACATCCACCGACGTCAATCTTCGTCAAGCTCGACGTGGTCG AAGCTAAGGCGGAAATTTTTGGACCGTCGGAAAAGTATCTAAAGCCGGGCTCGATGCTACGGCTAACGTGTCGCGTCGTGCAGAGCAATGAGCCACCGTTGTACATATTCTGGTATCACAACAATCGCATGATCAACTACGATGCACACCGGGGCGTCAACGTATCCACCGAGGCGG ACAATCGGTACTCGGAGCTTGTCATTTCACACACGAATACACTTAACTCGGGAAACTACTCGTGCGTTTCAAACAATGCTGTAGCTGCATCGACGCTGGTGCACATACTAAACG GCGAAAACCCGGCAGCCATGCAACACGGTGATCATGGAAATGCGGTCCTGGTAGCATCTCATATTCATCTGCCGCTGGCAATTGTAACATATCAGGTCATCAATTTCGTCTTAAATATGCATTGA